TTTTGATCTTGGTCATGATGCGGGAGACTGTGACCTGGTGCACGCCGAGGTATTTTGCCAGCTCCGCGTAGGTGAAAAATTTGGGGATCAGGTTCTGTTTCCGGTTGCTGTGGGCAATCTCCAGAAGCAGATAGCAGAGGCGCGCGATGGCGGACTTTTCTACCCGCCAGTGCAGGTGCACCAGCACTTCCTGATAATTGTTCGCAAGGGTCTGCATCACAAACTGGTTGAAGTCCATATCCGTGCGGAGCAGGCTGCGGAAGGTGGAGAGCGGGATCTGATAGACCGTGCACTCCGTCTTGGCGATGATGGCGAACCTGATGTCGCTGGCGGGATTCACTTTCTCTGTGATGATATGCTGGTTGAACGCGATGAGCCGGCAGGGATGAAAGTACAGATGGATGTTTTCTTCACCATCCATCGTCATGCTGGTCAGCGCACAGATCCCTTCATCAAGAAGATAGATGAAGTCTTCGCTGGGATCATCGCTGTGCTGGTAGATAAACGCCCCTTTCTGGATGTGCATCCTGCGACC
This portion of the Clostridium sp. AN503 genome encodes:
- a CDS encoding Crp/Fnr family transcriptional regulator produces the protein MDNYFWKYMTGKGRRMHIQKGAFIYQHSDDPSEDFIYLLDEGICALTSMTMDGEENIHLYFHPCRLIAFNQHIITEKVNPASDIRFAIIAKTECTVYQIPLSTFRSLLRTDMDFNQFVMQTLANNYQEVLVHLHWRVEKSAIARLCYLLLEIAHSNRKQNLIPKFFTYAELAKYLGVHQVTVSRIMTKIKKLGYVKKCPEGLTIEDEKSLWTLAENEAQFKY